Proteins encoded within one genomic window of Empedobacter falsenii:
- a CDS encoding DUF5675 family protein, whose protein sequence is MTNNYKKIKDRFSLKRKYLPDGTNGQLWLQQQLICIKIELLWKENKLRKSCIPEGCYTIKKRSSQKFGEHFLITNVPNRSMILIYPANHAKTELQGCIAPVTKLTGEGRGELSRKAFTNFKTLVNDKLDRDQKVILMIKSKQHDNY, encoded by the coding sequence ATGACTAATAACTATAAAAAAATAAAAGATAGATTTAGTTTAAAAAGAAAGTATTTACCTGACGGAACCAATGGACAGCTTTGGTTACAGCAACAACTGATTTGCATTAAAATTGAATTACTATGGAAAGAGAACAAACTACGTAAATCATGTATACCAGAAGGATGTTACACAATAAAAAAGAGAAGCTCACAAAAATTTGGAGAACATTTTCTGATTACAAATGTGCCCAATCGTTCAATGATCTTAATTTATCCTGCCAATCATGCAAAAACCGAGTTGCAAGGATGTATAGCTCCAGTAACCAAATTAACAGGTGAAGGGAGAGGAGAGTTATCAAGAAAAGCATTTACAAATTTTAAAACATTAGTAAATGATAAACTTGATCGTGATCAAAAAGTGATTTTAATGATTAAAAGTAAACAACATGACAATTATTAA
- a CDS encoding twin-arginine translocase TatA/TatE family subunit: MNSLVIYPAFLDFQEVVIIMVVAVVIFGPDKIPEIARGLGTAVRKLKEASEDIKQEIMNPVQDVDPTKEIQNTIKELNPMNEVKDSFAKINPMEDFQKSFDEVRNPVDEMHQAIHQDNTVNAALKDDAPTMKAVDPVQDLELDVQETTEPVIENVVEPIVEEPAVVVEPKSVDEALGLGGSVSR, translated from the coding sequence GTGAATAGTTTAGTAATATACCCAGCGTTTTTAGACTTCCAGGAAGTCGTGATTATTATGGTGGTTGCTGTAGTGATTTTTGGACCAGATAAAATTCCAGAAATTGCTCGTGGTTTGGGAACTGCTGTGCGCAAATTAAAAGAAGCATCTGAAGATATCAAGCAAGAAATCATGAATCCTGTTCAGGATGTTGATCCTACAAAAGAGATTCAGAATACCATAAAAGAGTTAAATCCAATGAATGAAGTCAAAGATTCTTTTGCGAAAATCAATCCAATGGAAGATTTTCAGAAATCATTTGACGAAGTTCGTAATCCAGTAGATGAAATGCATCAAGCAATTCATCAAGATAATACAGTAAATGCAGCGTTGAAAGATGATGCACCAACTATGAAAGCTGTAGATCCTGTACAGGATTTGGAATTGGATGTGCAAGAAACAACAGAACCCGTTATAGAGAATGTAGTTGAGCCAATTGTGGAAGAACCTGCGGTTGTTGTAGAACCAAAATCTGTAGACGAAGCATTAGGTTTAGGCGGATCAGTAAGTAGATAA
- a CDS encoding MDR family MFS transporter, whose amino-acid sequence MKKILKIYIDAYSGLSKESWMLAIVMLLNRMGSMVLPFLGIYMISELGFSLENSGIVLSCFGVGSVIGSWLGGWITDKIGNFKVQAISLFLSAPMFLILPYFKTVESFAVIMLVLSIISEMFRPANSVAITRYAKKENITRAFSLNRMAVNLGFSIGPSMGGFLSNYSYDLLFYCNAGAALVAGIVFFVFFNGRKERNAATENISDKAVVEKERNAYTDTPFLVFNLFCVLFSIAFFQILNTLPLFYKDVVHLTQTEIGLLMGFSGIIIVVFEMLLIHYTEKRFTVTQLLVFGSFITAISYFIFTFSHTLGMLYLAIGLMSIGEMLVLPLMSTVTAFRSQKNNRGAYMGLNGMTAAIAFIVSPFLGTHIATDYGFNTLWIITTVILVIVAIGYHFFTKPLLPKNI is encoded by the coding sequence ATGAAAAAAATTCTAAAAATTTACATTGACGCCTACAGCGGACTTTCGAAAGAATCTTGGATGTTAGCCATCGTAATGTTGTTGAACCGAATGGGTTCGATGGTTTTACCATTTTTAGGAATTTATATGATCTCCGAATTAGGATTTTCTTTGGAAAACTCGGGAATAGTCTTAAGTTGTTTTGGAGTTGGTTCTGTAATTGGTTCTTGGCTTGGAGGTTGGATAACAGATAAAATCGGAAACTTTAAAGTACAAGCCATCAGTTTATTTCTAAGTGCTCCGATGTTTTTGATTTTACCTTATTTTAAAACGGTAGAATCTTTTGCTGTTATTATGCTTGTTTTGAGTATTATTAGCGAAATGTTTCGTCCAGCAAACTCAGTTGCCATCACACGTTATGCTAAGAAAGAAAATATCACTCGTGCTTTTTCGTTGAATAGAATGGCGGTTAATTTAGGTTTTTCAATTGGTCCATCAATGGGAGGTTTTTTATCTAATTATTCGTACGATTTATTATTCTATTGTAATGCAGGAGCCGCTTTGGTTGCTGGAATTGTATTCTTTGTCTTTTTCAATGGAAGAAAAGAACGAAATGCTGCCACAGAAAATATTTCTGATAAAGCCGTAGTCGAAAAAGAACGTAATGCATACACTGATACACCTTTCTTAGTATTCAATCTGTTTTGTGTATTATTCTCTATTGCATTTTTCCAAATCCTAAATACACTTCCATTATTTTATAAAGATGTAGTGCATTTAACACAAACAGAAATTGGATTATTAATGGGATTCAGTGGAATAATCATTGTTGTATTCGAAATGTTGTTGATCCATTATACCGAAAAAAGATTTACAGTTACACAACTTTTAGTTTTCGGTTCATTTATCACAGCAATTAGTTATTTTATCTTCACATTTAGTCACACATTAGGAATGTTGTACTTAGCAATTGGACTGATGTCTATTGGAGAAATGCTTGTTTTACCTTTGATGTCAACGGTTACAGCTTTTCGTTCGCAAAAAAATAACAGAGGAGCTTATATGGGATTAAACGGAATGACAGCAGCAATTGCCTTTATTGTTTCGCCATTTTTAGGAACTCACATAGCTACCGATTACGGTTTTAATACACTTTGGATAATCACTACAGTTATTTTAGTCATCGTAGCTATCGGATATCACTTTTTTACTAAACCACTTTTACCAAAAAATATTTAA
- a CDS encoding SIMPL domain-containing protein: MNKFSVIVASILAVGLIAATCILGNTYKYKFRSSESINVTGNALKDFNADLVKWRATFSRKDYDLRVASDQLKADQTVVKNFLISQGINPKEIVFEAVNISKDFQYGTDANGNSISQFTGYNLSQDATIESKELDKIEKASREISTLISQGIELSSSNPNYYYSKLEDLKLELIAQASENAKQRAENIATKSGASLGKLKQADLGIFQITGKNDNEEYSAGGSLNTTSRQKTAQITVRASYNSN, from the coding sequence ATGAATAAATTTTCAGTTATTGTAGCATCTATTTTAGCCGTTGGACTGATTGCTGCAACATGTATATTAGGGAACACCTACAAATATAAATTCAGAAGTTCTGAATCGATCAATGTTACTGGAAATGCTTTGAAAGATTTTAATGCCGATTTAGTTAAATGGCGTGCAACTTTTAGTCGAAAAGATTATGATTTACGTGTTGCTTCGGATCAATTAAAAGCTGATCAAACGGTTGTCAAAAACTTTTTGATTTCGCAAGGAATCAATCCAAAAGAAATTGTTTTTGAAGCGGTAAATATTTCAAAAGATTTTCAGTACGGAACAGATGCAAACGGAAATTCGATAAGTCAATTTACAGGATATAATCTTTCGCAAGATGCGACAATCGAATCGAAAGAATTGGATAAAATAGAGAAAGCTTCGCGGGAAATATCAACTTTAATTAGCCAAGGCATCGAATTGAGTTCATCTAATCCAAATTATTATTACTCGAAATTAGAAGATTTAAAACTTGAATTGATTGCACAAGCTTCTGAAAATGCAAAACAACGCGCTGAAAATATTGCAACAAAATCTGGTGCTAGTTTAGGAAAATTGAAACAAGCCGATTTGGGTATTTTTCAGATTACAGGAAAAAATGATAATGAGGAATATTCGGCTGGAGGTTCATTGAATACTACATCTCGCCAAAAAACGGCTCAAATTACTGTGAGAGCAAGTTATAACTCAAATTAA
- a CDS encoding phosphatase PAP2 family protein yields the protein MIQDYFDWDVQIFLYFNNLGNEKWDWFWLIVTDKKTWIPLYVIFLILLYVKLGWKKTLLAGVCIALMITCADQFTNILKNSFQRFRPCYTESIQGLFRPIDCEGRGKYGFTSAHASNHMAIAIFIGILLRRYYKWLLYVLLVWALMVAYSRVYVGVHFTGDIFFGTLIGIFFSILFLKLYYFLEKKYLKKN from the coding sequence ATGATACAAGATTATTTTGATTGGGACGTACAAATATTTTTGTATTTCAATAATTTAGGGAACGAAAAATGGGATTGGTTTTGGTTAATAGTTACCGATAAAAAAACATGGATTCCGTTGTATGTCATCTTTCTCATCTTACTTTATGTAAAACTTGGTTGGAAAAAAACCTTGTTAGCTGGAGTTTGTATAGCACTGATGATAACATGTGCAGATCAATTTACAAATATCTTGAAAAATTCTTTTCAACGTTTTCGTCCATGTTACACCGAATCGATTCAAGGATTATTTCGCCCAATAGATTGTGAGGGGAGAGGTAAATATGGTTTTACTTCGGCACATGCATCTAATCATATGGCGATTGCAATTTTTATAGGAATATTGCTAAGACGCTATTACAAATGGTTACTTTATGTCTTACTTGTTTGGGCGTTAATGGTTGCTTACAGTAGAGTTTATGTTGGAGTACATTTTACGGGTGATATATTTTTCGGAACACTAATCGGAATATTTTTCTCGATTCTTTTCTTGAAATTGTATTATTTCTTAGAAAAAAAATATTTGAAGAAGAATTAA
- the mnmE gene encoding tRNA uridine-5-carboxymethylaminomethyl(34) synthesis GTPase MnmE yields the protein MLNNDTICALATANGMGAIAVIRISGPEAISKVAQIYQSKFNATKSLNDAESHTIHLGYVMDGDTIVDEALFSIFKNPHSYTGEDVVEISTHGSIYIQQKVLELLNKIGIRNADPGEYTFRAFWNGKMDLTQAEAVADLIASDSKASHEIAIKQMRGGFSNQIKDLRDQMINFAALMELELDFSEEDVEFADRTQFYDLLNKLQSILKRLADSFAFGNVIKNGVPVAIVGAPNAGKSTLLNALLNEERAIVSDIEGTTRDTIEETIYIDGVGFRFIDTAGIREAGDTIERIGIEKTFEKIDNASIIIYLYDANITADNQIANQLDDLQRRGKILFNVANKIDVTNNESAISAAIKQEFKDVVHLEISAKDQFNIDALKENLIHQIKLKGTNQDDTIVTNSRHLEALQNTLSQIGKIKQGMDMGLPGDLLAMDIREALTYLGHITGEIDVDQDILGTIFGKFCIGK from the coding sequence ATGCTAAACAACGATACAATTTGTGCATTGGCCACTGCCAATGGAATGGGCGCAATAGCGGTTATTCGTATTTCTGGACCAGAAGCAATTTCTAAAGTTGCTCAGATTTATCAATCAAAATTTAATGCCACTAAATCTTTGAATGATGCCGAATCGCATACCATACATTTGGGTTATGTGATGGATGGAGATACCATTGTTGATGAAGCATTGTTCTCAATTTTTAAGAATCCACATTCGTATACAGGTGAAGATGTCGTTGAAATTTCGACACACGGATCGATTTATATTCAGCAAAAAGTTTTAGAACTTTTAAATAAAATAGGTATCAGAAATGCTGATCCGGGTGAATATACTTTCCGTGCATTTTGGAATGGCAAAATGGATTTAACACAGGCAGAAGCTGTAGCAGATTTGATTGCATCGGATTCGAAAGCTTCGCACGAAATTGCGATTAAACAAATGCGTGGAGGATTCTCGAATCAAATCAAAGATTTACGTGATCAAATGATCAATTTCGCAGCTTTGATGGAGTTGGAATTGGATTTCTCTGAAGAAGATGTTGAATTTGCAGATCGTACACAATTCTATGATTTATTGAATAAATTACAATCTATCTTAAAACGTTTAGCTGATTCTTTTGCTTTTGGAAATGTAATTAAAAATGGTGTTCCAGTCGCAATTGTTGGTGCACCGAATGCAGGAAAGTCAACTTTATTGAATGCTTTATTAAACGAAGAACGCGCCATTGTTTCGGATATTGAAGGAACAACACGTGATACGATAGAAGAAACTATTTACATCGACGGCGTTGGGTTCCGTTTTATTGACACAGCTGGTATTCGTGAAGCTGGAGATACGATAGAACGTATAGGAATCGAAAAAACATTTGAAAAAATAGACAATGCTTCGATTATTATCTATTTGTATGATGCCAATATAACTGCTGATAACCAAATTGCCAATCAATTGGATGACTTGCAACGTAGAGGAAAAATCTTGTTTAATGTTGCCAATAAAATTGATGTAACGAATAATGAATCGGCTATCTCAGCTGCTATTAAACAAGAGTTTAAAGATGTTGTTCATTTAGAAATTTCGGCAAAAGATCAATTTAATATTGATGCATTGAAAGAAAATCTAATTCATCAAATCAAATTGAAAGGAACAAATCAGGATGACACAATCGTTACAAACTCTCGTCACTTAGAAGCGTTGCAAAATACACTTTCTCAAATTGGAAAAATCAAACAAGGAATGGACATGGGACTTCCTGGGGATTTGTTAGCCATGGATATCCGTGAAGCTTTAACGTATTTGGGACATATCACAGGTGAAATAGATGTTGATCAAGATATATTAGGGACAATTTTTGGGAAGTTCTGTATCGGCAAATAA
- the secD gene encoding protein translocase subunit SecD, with product MRGRWLIAAFAIILSLLCIRQLSYTWYTTKVEHEAARLASKPEDEPRILDSLAQHPLDLGIIKYDYGYAKNNEINLGLDLKGGINVILQVSERDLIENLSAKSQNPMLATALDATDKAQKTNGNVPYVELFFQEFDKIKGGTKYAAADLFGNKNNADKIAYNASDDQVKEVIRKDIEAKVATAYDVISSRINQFGVVEPVIQRLGDKGDGRILVELPGVSDTDRVKKLLQSTAKLEFWQVVRQDPTVLQYFSSVNTEKYNVKNEKGQTIKTLAEVMQPAGSNASFVVNVKDTAVVNRVMQDKGFVPGLPANIRGYKYSWANKPMNLGKQANDKSAPKLLEFYVLKGKNGTQEPLIEGDKVVSAAGERNPGSLTNEPVVTMQMNQVGAQEWSRITDELKPAGPGQPGQGVAIVLDNMVYSAPNISNQITGGNSVISGNFTIDEAKDLANILQAGSLPASSKIVSAEVVGPSLGQEAINSSLIAFGCAFALVLIWMVFYYSRAGIYANVALIVNLLFLLGFLVSLKATLSLPGIAGIILTLVTGMDANILIYERVKEELRKGKSLRQAVDFAYSWKGAFSAIIDANSTSFITALILFFFGKGPVVGFATTFMIGIFTSTFTAIFITRYFVEGRLAKGKSVPFYTHFTAHWLQNIKVDLLKTRKISYAISIVLTVVALISIFTKGFDMGIEFQGGRTYTVRFDKHVDPQQISESLGDVFVLEGEKMMPQVKTYGGQNQVKITTAYKADEDGTNVDDEIKDKLYTGLKSYLPANMSEKDFSEDNATIGLMSSAKVGPTIADDTTRASYIAVSLALVAIFFYLIVMFKRWQFSLSTIIALAHDVIIVLGVFSLFKGILPFNMEIDQAFIAAILTVIGYSMNDSIIILDRIRENLTVEKNHNLYDIINISTSETLSRTINTSLSTFLIVLIIFAFGGESIKGFMFAKLIGIVIGTFSSIFVASPLLYDFTKKGQMNK from the coding sequence ATGCGAGGAAGATGGCTCATTGCAGCATTTGCAATTATTTTAAGTCTCTTGTGTATCAGACAACTAAGTTATACTTGGTACACAACTAAAGTGGAGCATGAGGCGGCGCGCTTGGCGAGTAAGCCAGAAGACGAACCAAGAATTTTAGATAGCTTGGCTCAGCATCCTCTTGATTTGGGAATTATTAAGTACGATTATGGGTATGCCAAAAACAATGAAATCAATTTAGGATTAGATTTGAAAGGTGGTATCAACGTAATTTTACAAGTTTCTGAAAGAGATTTAATCGAGAATTTATCAGCGAAAAGTCAAAACCCTATGTTGGCAACGGCTTTGGATGCTACAGATAAAGCTCAAAAAACAAACGGTAACGTACCTTATGTCGAATTATTTTTTCAAGAGTTTGATAAAATAAAAGGAGGAACAAAATACGCAGCTGCAGATTTGTTTGGAAACAAAAACAATGCAGATAAAATTGCGTACAATGCTTCTGACGATCAGGTAAAAGAAGTAATCCGTAAAGATATCGAAGCTAAAGTTGCAACAGCTTATGATGTAATTAGCTCTCGTATTAATCAATTTGGTGTTGTTGAGCCAGTAATTCAACGTTTAGGTGATAAAGGTGATGGACGTATCTTGGTAGAATTACCAGGTGTTTCTGACACTGACCGTGTAAAAAAATTATTACAATCTACAGCAAAATTAGAGTTTTGGCAAGTTGTTCGTCAAGATCCTACAGTTTTACAATATTTTTCTAGCGTTAATACAGAAAAATATAATGTAAAAAATGAGAAAGGACAAACAATCAAAACTTTAGCAGAAGTTATGCAACCAGCTGGTTCTAACGCAAGTTTTGTTGTGAATGTAAAAGATACTGCTGTTGTAAACCGTGTGATGCAAGACAAAGGTTTTGTACCTGGATTACCAGCAAACATTAGAGGATACAAATACTCTTGGGCGAATAAGCCAATGAATTTAGGTAAACAAGCAAATGATAAATCTGCTCCTAAATTATTAGAGTTTTATGTCTTAAAAGGTAAAAATGGAACGCAAGAACCATTAATTGAAGGAGATAAAGTAGTTTCTGCTGCTGGTGAACGTAATCCTGGTTCTCTTACAAATGAGCCTGTTGTTACAATGCAAATGAATCAAGTTGGAGCACAAGAGTGGTCTCGTATTACAGACGAGTTGAAACCTGCAGGTCCTGGACAACCAGGTCAAGGTGTTGCAATTGTATTAGACAATATGGTGTATTCTGCGCCAAACATCAGTAATCAAATTACAGGAGGTAATTCTGTTATTTCTGGAAACTTTACAATTGACGAAGCAAAAGATTTAGCAAACATTTTACAAGCAGGTTCTTTACCAGCTTCATCTAAAATCGTTTCTGCTGAGGTTGTTGGTCCATCATTAGGACAAGAAGCAATCAACAGTTCGTTAATCGCTTTTGGTTGTGCATTTGCATTAGTATTAATCTGGATGGTGTTTTATTACAGCCGTGCAGGTATTTATGCTAACGTTGCATTAATCGTTAACTTATTATTCTTATTAGGATTCTTAGTATCACTTAAAGCTACATTATCTTTACCAGGTATTGCCGGGATTATCTTGACATTGGTAACAGGAATGGATGCGAATATCTTGATTTACGAACGTGTAAAAGAAGAATTAAGAAAAGGAAAATCATTACGTCAAGCAGTAGATTTCGCTTATTCATGGAAAGGTGCTTTCTCTGCAATTATCGATGCTAACTCAACATCATTTATCACGGCATTAATTTTATTCTTCTTTGGTAAAGGTCCTGTTGTAGGTTTCGCAACAACGTTTATGATTGGTATTTTTACATCAACATTTACAGCGATTTTCATTACACGCTACTTTGTAGAAGGACGTTTAGCAAAAGGAAAATCTGTTCCTTTCTATACACATTTTACAGCGCACTGGTTACAAAATATTAAAGTTGACTTATTGAAAACAAGAAAAATCTCTTATGCGATTTCAATTGTTTTAACAGTAGTTGCTTTAATCTCTATCTTCACAAAAGGATTTGATATGGGTATCGAATTCCAAGGTGGACGTACATATACAGTTCGTTTTGATAAACACGTAGATCCGCAACAAATTTCTGAAAGTTTGGGTGATGTTTTCGTGTTAGAAGGTGAAAAAATGATGCCACAGGTGAAAACGTATGGTGGTCAAAATCAAGTAAAAATTACAACAGCATACAAAGCTGATGAAGACGGAACAAATGTAGATGACGAGATCAAAGATAAATTATATACAGGTCTTAAATCTTATCTACCAGCGAATATGTCTGAAAAAGATTTCTCTGAAGATAATGCTACAATAGGTTTAATGTCTTCTGCAAAAGTAGGTCCTACAATTGCCGATGATACAACAAGAGCTTCTTATATAGCGGTTTCTTTAGCATTAGTTGCAATTTTCTTCTACTTAATTGTGATGTTCAAACGTTGGCAATTCTCATTATCAACTATCATCGCATTAGCGCATGACGTGATTATTGTATTAGGAGTTTTCTCTTTATTCAAAGGAATTTTACCTTTCAACATGGAGATCGATCAAGCATTTATCGCGGCGATTTTGACGGTAATTGGTTATTCGATGAATGACTCGATTATTATCTTGGATCGTATTCGTGAGAATTTAACAGTTGAGAAAAACCACAACTTGTACGATATTATTAATATTTCTACATCAGAAACATTATCACGTACAATCAATACGTCTTTATCAACGTTCTTAATCGTATTAATCATCTTTGCATTTGGTGGAGAATCAATCAAAGGATTTATGTTTGCGAAATTAATCGGTATCGTAATTGGTACATTCTCGTCTATTTTCGTTGCATCTCCTTTATTGTATGACTTTACTAAAAAAGGTCAAATGAATAAATAA
- a CDS encoding DUF6929 family protein: protein MLFYNFILKVLIVINGLGAASGLVVDKHHVYTISDDKAHLYVYNKKKKEVDKVDLNPEVKSKHITKKDKPDFEAITKFDNHLYILGSGSKENRFDLISYNIKTKEVQNDNYSFLLDEFLKVSNLSKKDFNIEGIITDGHCTYFFNRGNGPAGVNGIYRVRGRINDLRGKIIDFFPITLPKIHNETTTFSDAILVDGKVLFTATVESKSTTQFNGEIKGSIIGELDLATMEVTRWQKISDDKKIEGLALYKESGKNYTLYLCEDNDDDSNKASIYIYKYQKEI from the coding sequence ATGTTGTTTTACAATTTCATTCTTAAGGTTTTAATTGTTATAAATGGGCTTGGAGCGGCATCTGGATTAGTGGTTGACAAACACCATGTTTACACGATTTCCGATGATAAAGCACATTTGTACGTTTACAATAAAAAGAAAAAAGAAGTGGATAAAGTTGATTTGAATCCAGAAGTAAAATCAAAACATATCACCAAAAAAGATAAACCAGATTTTGAAGCGATTACAAAATTTGACAATCATTTGTATATTCTTGGTTCGGGTTCTAAGGAAAATCGTTTCGATTTGATTTCATATAACATCAAAACTAAAGAGGTACAAAACGATAATTATAGTTTTCTTTTGGATGAATTTTTAAAGGTTTCGAATTTATCTAAAAAAGATTTTAACATCGAAGGAATTATTACAGATGGACATTGTACATATTTTTTCAACAGAGGAAATGGACCTGCTGGTGTAAATGGAATTTATAGAGTGAGAGGTAGGATAAATGATTTGAGAGGGAAAATAATTGATTTTTTTCCAATCACTTTGCCTAAAATTCATAATGAAACGACTACTTTTTCGGATGCTATTTTAGTAGATGGAAAAGTTTTGTTTACAGCAACAGTAGAATCTAAAAGTACAACTCAGTTTAATGGAGAAATAAAAGGTTCTATTATTGGTGAGTTAGATTTAGCTACAATGGAGGTTACACGTTGGCAAAAAATTTCGGATGATAAGAAAATCGAAGGTTTAGCGTTGTATAAAGAATCTGGAAAGAATTACACCTTGTATTTGTGCGAAGATAATGATGATGACTCTAATAAAGCGTCAATTTATATCTACAAATACCAAAAGGAAATCTAA
- a CDS encoding cob(I)yrinic acid a,c-diamide adenosyltransferase, which yields MKVYTKTGDKGTTGLYGGTRVSKNSLKIDSYGTVDELNSYLGLIRSYEIDPALEEEIIIIQKGLFNLGAELATPVDKLYLANGKPRIPKTISEEDIVQLEEWIDDLEGQLEQLTHFILPGGNQPASHAHVARCICRRAERLTVGLAEEEEIRPELQKYLNRLSDYLFVLGRKIATDNNHEEVKWIPGE from the coding sequence ATGAAAGTATATACAAAAACAGGAGACAAAGGAACAACAGGTTTATATGGAGGAACACGTGTCTCTAAAAATAGTCTAAAAATTGATTCTTACGGAACAGTTGATGAATTAAATTCTTATTTAGGATTGATTCGTTCTTATGAAATTGATCCAGCATTAGAGGAAGAAATTATCATCATTCAAAAAGGTTTATTCAATCTTGGAGCTGAATTAGCAACACCAGTGGATAAATTATACTTGGCAAATGGTAAACCTCGTATTCCGAAAACTATTTCTGAAGAAGATATTGTACAATTAGAAGAATGGATTGATGATTTGGAAGGACAATTGGAACAATTGACTCATTTTATTCTTCCAGGTGGAAATCAACCAGCTTCTCATGCACATGTTGCGCGTTGTATTTGTCGTCGTGCCGAACGTTTGACAGTTGGTTTGGCCGAAGAAGAAGAAATTCGTCCAGAATTACAAAAATATTTGAATCGTCTTTCTGATTATTTATTTGTTTTAGGTCGAAAAATTGCCACAGACAATAATCACGAAGAAGTAAAATGGATTCCAGGTGAATAA
- a CDS encoding thiamine diphosphokinase — MNKKALLFLNGEVPTILPDTSNYDMIFCTDGAFRYLQKLHITPDVISGDFDSFEISQFPSEIEVISTPDQNDTDFAKALQIILDKGFKNVDVFGASGRQQDHFIGNLNAAYRFKDQINILFYDNYSQYFFAEKETKLEGYFGRTISLLPFPECKNIITKGLEYPLNKEDLNLLSRIGTRNKANEDVVTIDYSEGNLIIFIIDQEFPILIA; from the coding sequence GTGAATAAAAAAGCACTTTTATTTTTGAATGGCGAAGTCCCTACTATCCTGCCTGATACATCAAATTATGATATGATTTTTTGTACAGATGGTGCATTTCGTTATTTACAAAAACTACATATAACGCCCGATGTTATTTCGGGCGATTTTGATTCTTTCGAAATCAGTCAATTCCCTTCTGAAATAGAAGTTATTTCTACTCCAGATCAAAATGACACAGATTTTGCAAAAGCATTACAAATCATTTTGGATAAAGGTTTCAAAAACGTTGATGTTTTTGGAGCAAGTGGTCGTCAACAAGATCATTTTATTGGAAATCTAAATGCAGCATATCGATTCAAAGATCAAATCAATATTTTGTTCTACGATAATTATAGCCAATATTTTTTCGCAGAAAAAGAAACGAAATTAGAAGGTTATTTTGGAAGAACAATTTCGCTTCTCCCCTTTCCTGAATGTAAAAATATTATCACAAAAGGTTTGGAATATCCTTTGAATAAAGAAGATTTGAACTTACTTTCTCGTATAGGAACTCGTAACAAAGCCAATGAAGATGTGGTTACAATTGATTATTCAGAAGGTAATTTAATCATCTTTATCATCGATCAAGAATTTCCTATTTTGATTGCTTAA